A section of the Burkholderiales bacterium genome encodes:
- a CDS encoding polymer-forming cytoskeletal protein translates to MNRRDSLALVLAVLSTLVLGLRMAEATEFRTGSVVSVRDAEILDDVIAGGDDISFEGHILGDVIAAGRSVTLGDSAVVDNSFMAFAQKVDVNGGVINSARVFAQDFTLRGHIEGNVMGFCQSLLIDTHAWVEKDVSFGCAQIIVRGRVGGNLSGGANNVTISGQIDGDARVEGENIVVLQGAIIGGKLRYASDREIKIEDGAQILGGVEKISEEEGQEDEEGYTLGSFFWDAWWYLGSLVIGAVLIALWRRFMLDVSGSITGSALKTLGIGVLFLICLPIAAVAVALTLIGVPVAIMIALAWALLLYLSDVIVGLALGDWLLARLRKGPAPRPYMALAIGLFLVTILGELPYVGSLLNLLMAALAMGGFFLVANSRRATT, encoded by the coding sequence ATGAACAGGCGTGATTCTCTGGCTTTGGTCCTGGCCGTGCTCTCGACACTGGTTCTGGGACTGCGCATGGCGGAGGCCACGGAATTTCGCACCGGCTCGGTGGTCAGCGTGCGCGATGCCGAGATTCTCGATGATGTGATCGCCGGCGGCGATGACATCAGTTTCGAGGGGCACATCCTCGGCGACGTGATCGCCGCCGGCCGTTCGGTCACACTCGGCGACTCAGCCGTGGTGGACAATTCCTTCATGGCCTTCGCGCAAAAAGTCGACGTCAACGGCGGCGTGATCAACTCGGCGCGTGTCTTCGCCCAGGACTTCACCCTGCGCGGCCACATCGAAGGCAATGTGATGGGCTTCTGTCAGTCGCTTCTGATCGACACGCACGCCTGGGTGGAGAAGGATGTCAGTTTCGGCTGCGCGCAGATCATCGTGCGCGGACGGGTCGGCGGCAATCTCTCCGGCGGCGCGAACAATGTCACGATCTCGGGGCAGATCGACGGCGACGCGCGGGTCGAAGGCGAAAACATCGTGGTCTTGCAGGGCGCCATCATCGGCGGCAAACTGCGCTACGCCTCCGACCGCGAGATCAAAATAGAGGACGGGGCCCAGATCCTGGGCGGCGTCGAAAAGATCTCCGAGGAAGAAGGCCAAGAGGACGAGGAGGGCTACACCCTCGGCAGTTTCTTCTGGGATGCCTGGTGGTATCTCGGATCGCTGGTCATCGGGGCGGTCCTGATCGCGCTCTGGCGCCGGTTCATGCTCGACGTTTCCGGCTCGATCACCGGCTCGGCGCTCAAGACGCTGGGCATCGGCGTGCTGTTTTTGATCTGCCTGCCGATTGCCGCGGTGGCGGTGGCGTTGACGTTGATCGGCGTGCCGGTGGCGATCATGATCGCGCTGGCTTGGGCGCTTCTGCTGTATCTGTCCGATGTCATCGTCGGTCTGGCGCTGGGCGACTGGCTGCTGGCGCGTCTGCGCAAGGGCCCCGCGCCGCGGCCCTACATGGCCCTGGCCATCGGGCTGTTCCTGGTCACCATC